Proteins from a genomic interval of Acidiferrobacterales bacterium:
- the speB gene encoding agmatinase — protein sequence MADRKNPPVEPVSGTIVPRYAGPSTFCRLPEIRDVPYCDVAIVGIPFDSGTSYRPGARFGPQAIRQASRHLRYNFHPAYSTEPFREIQVADAGDVACSPYNIQEAIGQIESAASEFLDQAETIISLGGDHTIAVPLLRAMHRRHGPVALVHFDAHLDTWDTYFSAPYTHGTPFRRAAEEGLFDDEHSMHVGIRGPLYSSEDLRQDEELGFKVIHCDELNEMGPEHVARRIRDRVGDVPLYLSIDIDVLDPAHAPGTGTPEIAGLSSRELVNILRGLKSLKIVGADVVEVAPAYDHAEMTSLAAATLVFEVVNLIAYNARES from the coding sequence ATGGCTGATCGCAAGAATCCTCCTGTTGAACCCGTATCGGGTACCATCGTGCCGCGTTATGCCGGCCCATCCACGTTTTGCCGTTTGCCCGAGATTCGCGATGTGCCGTACTGTGATGTTGCGATTGTTGGAATTCCGTTCGATTCAGGAACCAGTTACCGCCCTGGCGCGCGGTTCGGGCCGCAAGCGATTCGTCAGGCATCGCGTCATCTTCGCTACAATTTTCATCCGGCATACAGCACCGAGCCCTTTCGCGAGATTCAGGTTGCCGATGCCGGCGACGTGGCGTGCAGTCCGTACAATATACAAGAGGCGATCGGGCAGATTGAGTCCGCGGCTTCGGAGTTTTTAGACCAAGCCGAAACAATCATCTCGCTAGGAGGTGACCATACGATTGCGGTTCCTCTGCTAAGAGCGATGCATCGTCGCCACGGTCCGGTCGCACTCGTGCACTTTGATGCCCATCTGGACACCTGGGACACTTACTTCAGTGCGCCTTATACGCATGGCACACCATTTCGGCGTGCGGCTGAGGAGGGGCTGTTTGATGATGAGCATTCGATGCATGTGGGAATCCGCGGACCGCTTTACAGCAGCGAAGACTTGCGCCAGGACGAAGAGTTGGGATTCAAGGTCATTCACTGTGATGAGTTAAATGAAATGGGACCTGAACACGTTGCCAGGCGGATTCGCGATCGGGTGGGTGATGTTCCGCTGTATCTGTCTATCGACATCGACGTTCTCGACCCGGCTCACGCTCCCGGTACCGGTACACCAGAAATTGCCGGACTCAGCAGCCGGGAACTGGTGAATATCTTGAGAGGACTGAAGAGTCTGAAGATTGTCGGCGCAGATGTCGTCGAGGTTGCCCCAGCCTACGACCACGCAGAGATGACCTCGCTGGCCGCTGCCACCTTGGTATTCGAAGTGGTCAATCTGATTGCATACAACGCACGAGAATCATAG
- a CDS encoding adenosylmethionine--8-amino-7-oxononanoate transaminase, with translation MTESASPIWHPFTQHALFPDFVEIERAEGAYLYTADGRQIIDAISSWWVITHGHCHPTMQDAARRQIERLDQVIFAGYTHEPAEETGRLLEELTPDGLDYVFFSDSGSTAVEVALKMALGYWHHLGSDRQRVLVLEHSYHGDTIGTMSVGERGVFNQPYDPLLFSVERIPFPAEGEEQKTIDALERSCRNKPDVAALIAEPLVLGAGGMLMYGTQTLAEMKRVCERYDVLFIADEVMTAWGRTGSLFACDQAGVVPDIACYSKGITGGFLPLAVTMCHERVFQAHYSTDRRRTFYHSSSYTANPIACAVAAANLKMWKQPDVLDRVSRVAEMQKLKLSQLEGSPWLTSLRRRGTIAAMDVRVPDRGYLSEIGTELYLRFQKSGVLLRPLGNTIYVLPPYCVTLDDLDRIYEIISDTVSGLLE, from the coding sequence ATGACAGAATCTGCATCACCAATCTGGCATCCCTTCACGCAACATGCCCTATTTCCAGACTTTGTGGAGATCGAGCGTGCCGAGGGTGCGTATCTGTATACCGCGGACGGCCGGCAGATCATTGATGCCATCTCGTCGTGGTGGGTGATTACACACGGTCACTGTCATCCGACGATGCAGGATGCCGCTCGACGCCAGATCGAACGGCTGGACCAGGTGATCTTTGCCGGTTACACCCACGAGCCGGCGGAGGAGACCGGACGTCTGCTTGAAGAACTGACACCCGACGGTCTGGATTATGTGTTCTTCTCGGACAGCGGTTCAACAGCAGTCGAGGTCGCGTTGAAAATGGCGTTGGGGTACTGGCACCATCTGGGGTCTGACCGTCAACGGGTACTCGTTCTGGAACACAGCTACCACGGCGACACCATCGGCACCATGTCGGTCGGGGAACGCGGTGTATTCAACCAGCCATACGACCCCTTGCTGTTTTCGGTTGAGCGCATCCCGTTTCCGGCCGAAGGCGAAGAGCAGAAAACCATTGACGCGCTTGAGCGCAGTTGTCGCAACAAGCCTGATGTCGCGGCGCTCATCGCGGAGCCATTGGTTCTCGGAGCGGGTGGCATGCTCATGTATGGGACACAGACCCTCGCCGAAATGAAGCGCGTCTGCGAAAGATATGACGTTCTGTTCATCGCCGATGAGGTGATGACTGCCTGGGGAAGAACCGGTTCATTGTTCGCATGCGATCAGGCGGGCGTTGTGCCTGACATCGCATGCTATTCGAAAGGCATCACGGGTGGCTTTCTGCCGTTGGCCGTAACCATGTGCCATGAACGTGTCTTCCAGGCACACTACTCCACCGACCGTCGCCGGACGTTCTATCATTCGAGTTCATATACGGCGAACCCGATTGCATGCGCGGTTGCCGCCGCCAACCTCAAGATGTGGAAACAACCCGACGTGCTAGACCGCGTAAGCCGGGTCGCGGAAATGCAGAAACTCAAGTTATCGCAGCTGGAGGGCTCGCCGTGGCTGACGTCCCTGCGACGTCGTGGAACAATCGCGGCCATGGATGTACGGGTGCCCGACCGCGGTTACCTGTCAGAAATCGGTACCGAATTGTATCTGAGGTTCCAGAAAAGCGGGGTCCTGTTGCGACCGCTGGGCAATACGATTTACGTACTGCCTCCGTACTGCGTCACGCTGGATGATCTCGACAGGATCTACGAAATAATTTCGGATACGGTGTCAGGCTTGCTGGAGTAG
- a CDS encoding phosphoribosyltransferase family protein: MSEKVYVQAQDLLDDAVRLGVMVVNSGFKPRFIVGIWRGGTPIGIAVQEVLAWAGIQTDHIAIRTSSYGHAIDQRGQHVRVHGLNYLVDHVNAEDSMLFVDDVFDTGHTIEAVVNKLRRKARLNTPRDIRVAVPWYKPMRNQTDRVPEYYLHETDQWIKFPHSLEGLSDQEIKKYRPEIWSVLKE; the protein is encoded by the coding sequence ATGAGCGAGAAGGTTTATGTTCAGGCGCAGGATTTGCTTGACGACGCGGTGAGGCTTGGCGTTATGGTGGTCAACAGCGGTTTCAAGCCCCGTTTCATTGTTGGCATCTGGCGCGGCGGCACACCAATTGGAATTGCTGTTCAGGAGGTGTTGGCATGGGCCGGCATCCAAACAGATCATATTGCGATTCGTACGTCCTCGTATGGTCATGCCATAGACCAGCGGGGCCAGCATGTACGCGTACACGGTCTGAACTACCTTGTAGACCATGTGAACGCCGAAGACAGCATGCTCTTTGTGGATGATGTATTCGATACAGGACATACCATTGAAGCTGTGGTAAACAAGTTGCGTCGCAAGGCGCGGCTGAACACGCCGCGTGATATTCGTGTCGCAGTTCCCTGGTACAAACCCATGCGCAACCAAACTGACAGGGTGCCGGAATACTACCTTCACGAGACTGATCAGTGGATCAAGTTTCCCCACTCCCTTGAAGGTTTGAGCGATCAGGAAATCAAGAAATACCGACCCGAGATCTGGTCGGTCTTGAAGGAATGA
- a CDS encoding cytochrome c: MKLTTKLPMIVLLVSSMTGSIAHATEPPTVGSAEEVAAVLEARSEFMKGMGSAMKAFSNFLKRGDGEPLELGAMAAEIAENAPGIPDLFPTGTGMEQIEESESKPEIWEKWDDFVAAANDLVEPALALEMAFESGDKAKIGASVKALGGNGCRGCHTPFREKHEH; the protein is encoded by the coding sequence ATGAAACTGACAACCAAACTTCCAATGATTGTGTTGCTTGTGTCAAGTATGACAGGATCGATCGCACATGCAACTGAACCCCCGACTGTCGGGTCTGCCGAGGAAGTGGCGGCCGTACTGGAAGCCAGAAGCGAATTCATGAAAGGTATGGGAAGTGCTATGAAAGCGTTCTCGAATTTTCTGAAAAGAGGCGATGGCGAACCCCTTGAACTGGGTGCCATGGCCGCGGAAATTGCGGAAAATGCACCCGGGATACCCGATCTTTTCCCAACCGGCACCGGCATGGAACAGATCGAGGAAAGCGAGTCCAAACCCGAAATCTGGGAGAAGTGGGACGACTTCGTCGCCGCTGCCAATGACTTGGTGGAGCCGGCATTGGCTCTCGAGATGGCGTTCGAGTCAGGTGACAAGGCAAAGATTGGCGCCAGCGTCAAGGCGTTGGGCGGAAACGGATGCCGCGGCTGTCACACGCCGTTTCGCGAAAAGCATGAGCACTGA
- a CDS encoding cytochrome b/b6 domain-containing protein, producing the protein MTSSSQNKISVRVWDFLIRTYHWLLAVLVAVMYISAEFGNFDVHILAGKSIAILVAVRIVWGFIGSSNARFSALFFRPREYVAYIAQLGQRKPGFGLAHSPIGALAVIAILSIISLQVATGLVASDIDGLIEGPFAYYVDYDTSRWATDLHHSNERLLLYIIGLHLAANAFYYFYKKDNLISPMITGVRKIPSDLSSNQPDIAPTWKAVAVIAVCATIMLWLFGRYG; encoded by the coding sequence ATGACTTCCAGCAGCCAAAACAAGATCAGTGTAAGGGTTTGGGACTTTCTGATCCGGACTTATCACTGGTTGCTGGCGGTACTTGTTGCCGTCATGTATATCAGTGCCGAGTTTGGCAATTTCGATGTGCACATCCTGGCGGGCAAAAGTATCGCCATACTTGTGGCAGTGAGAATCGTCTGGGGTTTCATCGGCAGTTCGAACGCCCGGTTTTCGGCCTTATTCTTCCGCCCGCGCGAGTATGTAGCCTATATCGCGCAGCTTGGGCAGCGAAAACCCGGGTTCGGATTGGCACACAGTCCGATCGGGGCGCTGGCGGTGATTGCGATCCTTTCGATCATTTCGCTGCAGGTAGCGACCGGATTGGTTGCATCGGACATCGATGGACTGATCGAAGGTCCTTTTGCATACTATGTAGACTATGACACCAGTCGCTGGGCGACTGACCTGCATCATAGCAATGAGAGATTGCTGCTTTACATCATCGGCCTGCATCTGGCAGCCAATGCGTTCTACTACTTCTACAAGAAAGACAATCTGATCAGTCCCATGATCACCGGAGTCCGAAAGATTCCATCAGACCTTTCGTCAAATCAACCGGACATAGCGCCAACCTGGAAGGCTGTCGCGGTCATCGCGGTTTGCGCGACGATCATGCTGTGGCTGTTCGGCCGCTACGGCTGA
- a CDS encoding 8-amino-7-oxononanoate synthase: MLTRLLDRYSAEIDRLEQSNLRRELATIGGLDFTSNDFLGLNRAEPIRLAMQQALNDGVSLGAGGSRLLRGNHLEHQRLESQAARLFGSEKTLFLSSGYTANFALFTTLPEKQDLVVYDALSHASIREGVFTTRAKSVKARHNDPDAVERAIVNWRKYSAPSAVAWIAVESLYSMDGDRAPLKELISVAERCDAMLVVDEAHATGVFGTHGLGLTEPYQGYNNLIVLHTCGKALGAAGALVCASSEIIDFLVNRCRPFIYSTAPPPIIAIAVGTSLTLLTTQPERRQKLHRLIETANHELERLFGITGSGSQIIPFVIGEEAPTRQVARELQDAGFDVRAIRPPTVPSGTSRLRISITLNVTEQDICKMLQTLRKIMDRLKVEPKPI, from the coding sequence ATGCTGACACGTCTCCTTGACCGATACAGCGCCGAAATCGATCGTCTTGAGCAATCCAACCTAAGGCGCGAACTTGCAACGATCGGCGGCTTGGACTTCACCTCCAATGACTTTCTTGGACTGAACCGCGCCGAACCCATCCGGCTGGCGATGCAACAGGCGCTCAATGACGGGGTTTCCCTGGGTGCGGGCGGCTCGCGTCTTCTTCGCGGAAACCACCTTGAGCACCAGCGACTCGAATCGCAAGCGGCCAGACTGTTCGGTAGTGAGAAAACGCTATTCCTGTCCAGTGGTTACACTGCGAATTTCGCACTGTTTACGACGCTGCCCGAAAAGCAGGACCTCGTTGTCTATGATGCGCTGTCGCATGCCAGCATCCGTGAAGGGGTGTTCACCACGCGGGCCAAGAGCGTCAAGGCCCGTCATAATGACCCGGACGCGGTTGAGCGTGCGATTGTCAACTGGCGCAAATACAGTGCTCCATCGGCAGTTGCATGGATCGCGGTAGAGAGCCTGTACAGCATGGACGGCGATCGAGCGCCACTTAAGGAGCTGATCTCGGTCGCGGAGCGCTGCGATGCGATGCTGGTAGTCGACGAGGCGCATGCCACCGGAGTATTTGGCACGCACGGTCTCGGATTGACGGAACCCTACCAGGGTTACAACAACCTGATCGTGCTTCATACATGCGGAAAGGCGCTGGGTGCGGCCGGGGCGCTGGTCTGTGCGTCGTCTGAGATCATTGATTTTCTTGTCAACCGGTGCCGTCCGTTCATCTATTCGACCGCACCGCCGCCAATCATTGCGATTGCGGTGGGAACATCGCTCACACTGCTGACGACGCAGCCGGAACGACGACAGAAACTGCATCGGTTGATCGAAACCGCGAATCACGAACTTGAGCGGCTGTTCGGAATCACTGGCAGCGGCTCGCAGATCATTCCATTTGTGATCGGTGAAGAGGCGCCCACCCGACAGGTGGCCCGAGAATTGCAGGATGCAGGATTTGACGTGCGGGCCATTCGGCCGCCGACCGTACCGTCGGGAACATCGCGACTTCGCATCTCGATCACACTGAACGTTACCGAACAAGACATCTGCAAGATGCTGCAAACCCTTCGCAAGATCATGGATCGACTTAAAGTCGAGCCAAAACCAATTTGA
- a CDS encoding TauD/TfdA family dioxygenase has product MTQEPYSIHRLTPAIGAEITGVDFCRPLDDRVYDTVYQWLIDYQVIFFRNQKMTPQGHLDLAQSLGDPEPPHPVYPSLEDHPHVMVLDFAANSPPDTDVWHTDLTFKDSPPTASIIYSRVIPPVGGDTLWASLTAAYDALPAGVKSDIAELRAVHDMGDFRNNFTTGERTGNARPLSLAHERLGNAIHPLVKHHPITGKPILYCNPAFTVHVEGLTASDSRNLLNYLFEHITRPQFQLRFKWTADTVAIWDNRCTMHFALGDYLPARRTVHRVTVINDKRIGC; this is encoded by the coding sequence ATGACTCAAGAGCCATACAGCATCCATAGACTAACTCCGGCCATCGGTGCCGAAATCACCGGCGTGGATTTTTGCAGGCCTCTTGACGACCGGGTGTACGACACCGTCTATCAATGGCTGATTGATTATCAGGTCATATTCTTCCGCAACCAGAAAATGACACCGCAGGGTCATCTGGACCTCGCACAGAGTCTTGGCGATCCTGAACCGCCTCACCCGGTTTACCCGTCGCTGGAAGATCACCCTCACGTCATGGTCTTGGATTTCGCGGCAAACTCTCCACCAGATACCGATGTGTGGCATACGGATCTCACTTTCAAAGACAGCCCGCCAACCGCGTCGATAATTTACTCTCGCGTTATACCGCCTGTCGGCGGTGACACGTTGTGGGCGTCTTTAACCGCTGCCTACGACGCTCTGCCGGCCGGAGTCAAGTCCGACATCGCCGAACTGAGGGCGGTTCACGATATGGGTGATTTCAGAAACAATTTCACGACCGGCGAGCGAACCGGAAATGCCCGCCCGCTTTCGCTGGCCCACGAGCGGTTGGGAAATGCCATACACCCGCTTGTCAAACATCATCCGATTACCGGAAAACCAATACTGTATTGCAATCCCGCATTTACAGTGCATGTCGAGGGGCTGACTGCGTCAGATTCCAGAAACCTGCTGAATTACCTTTTTGAGCACATTACCCGTCCCCAGTTTCAACTTCGATTCAAGTGGACTGCTGATACGGTGGCGATTTGGGACAATCGGTGCACCATGCATTTCGCTCTCGGGGATTACCTTCCGGCACGGCGTACAGTTCATCGGGTTACCGTAATCAATGACAAAAGAATCGGTTGCTGA
- a CDS encoding xanthine dehydrogenase family protein molybdopterin-binding subunit: MDNPKRTQRVEDLSLIVGQGSFVDDLHAKALGVGHVVRSSYPHAEILNIDVEVARALPGVQLVVTAADLDDAGYGDLPCVSNLTNRDDSPMYKPPRPVLARDRLRYVGEPIAFVVADTMHEALEAAELIEVDVRELPGASSTEKALRAETSIWEGAPDNVCFDSSHGSEQKTEQLLEQAEHVVSIEVHHPRMSVTPIEPRAALAEYDAAGGHYTLHVQTQGVHMVRRVLATDVMKIPLHSLRVITRDVGGSFGMKIFPYPEYALVLYAAKKLGRPVKWTATRSESFVSDAHGRARIDRARLGLDAEGKFLAIQIDAEADLGASLSYVGPSIAGQYAYTVMGHNYKFESVNYRCKGVFTNATPTDAYRGAGKPETISTVEQLIDKAAIELGMDRIELRRNNFVQPDELPYLMHNGQVIDSGNFSALLDLALEKSDWHGFLKRRKNASQRGVLRGIGLGMYMHSTGGSKDETGEVRLCRDGTVRVTTGTQSAGQGHQTALASLVAEALQIDLSRIEVVQGDTDEIFSGGGTGGSSMVAIAGVTVSKAATKMLEQACEAASHLLEVSTADIDYDRGEFVIAGTDRRASLVDIARFIEESGDDHPGCVGSESFEGTNTTHPCGAYVVEIECDPDTGVVRIIQAVGVDDIGRILMPAIADGQLHGSWAQSIGTSLMECMQYDEDEEGQVLSGSLMDYQLPRAADLPFFTLEKSATLCRTNPLGVKGVGEVASLGAPGALDNAISDLLGNGLEFVSLAGPATPQRVWRVIREITSRQHPGDHSLLSRATRPR, translated from the coding sequence ATGGACAACCCGAAGAGAACACAACGTGTCGAAGATTTAAGCCTCATTGTCGGACAGGGCAGTTTCGTCGATGATCTGCACGCGAAGGCACTTGGTGTCGGACATGTCGTACGGTCTTCGTATCCGCATGCTGAGATCTTGAATATCGATGTGGAAGTTGCAAGAGCCCTGCCAGGCGTTCAGCTGGTGGTGACTGCGGCCGATCTCGATGACGCGGGCTACGGCGATCTGCCCTGCGTCTCAAACCTCACCAACCGCGACGACAGCCCGATGTACAAACCCCCACGGCCGGTTCTTGCACGGGACCGGCTGCGTTATGTCGGCGAACCAATCGCTTTCGTAGTTGCCGATACCATGCACGAAGCATTGGAAGCAGCGGAGTTGATCGAGGTGGATGTGCGCGAACTTCCAGGCGCCTCAAGTACTGAAAAGGCCCTGCGCGCCGAAACCAGCATATGGGAGGGGGCGCCAGACAACGTCTGTTTTGACTCAAGCCACGGTTCAGAACAGAAAACCGAACAGTTGCTGGAACAGGCTGAACACGTGGTGTCGATCGAGGTGCATCATCCGAGGATGTCGGTCACCCCGATTGAACCTCGGGCGGCACTGGCCGAATATGATGCCGCGGGCGGTCACTACACGCTTCATGTCCAGACCCAGGGTGTGCACATGGTACGACGGGTACTGGCAACAGACGTCATGAAAATTCCGCTGCACAGCCTCAGGGTGATCACCCGCGATGTGGGCGGCAGTTTCGGCATGAAGATTTTTCCCTATCCGGAATATGCACTGGTTCTCTATGCGGCCAAAAAGCTCGGCCGGCCTGTGAAGTGGACTGCGACAAGATCGGAGTCGTTCGTATCAGATGCCCACGGTCGGGCAAGAATCGATCGCGCGCGACTGGGACTGGACGCGGAAGGAAAGTTTCTCGCAATTCAGATCGATGCTGAAGCCGATCTTGGAGCGAGTCTTTCGTATGTCGGTCCTTCGATCGCAGGCCAATATGCGTATACAGTCATGGGGCACAACTACAAGTTCGAGTCAGTGAACTATCGTTGCAAGGGCGTGTTTACCAACGCGACTCCCACCGATGCGTATCGCGGTGCCGGCAAACCGGAGACGATATCCACGGTTGAACAACTGATCGACAAGGCGGCGATCGAACTGGGGATGGACCGTATCGAGCTTCGACGAAATAACTTTGTTCAGCCCGACGAGCTGCCGTATTTGATGCATAACGGTCAGGTGATCGACAGTGGGAACTTCAGCGCCCTGCTCGACCTTGCGCTGGAAAAGTCCGATTGGCATGGTTTTCTCAAGCGACGCAAGAATGCGTCCCAACGCGGCGTGTTGCGCGGCATAGGACTCGGCATGTATATGCATTCCACCGGCGGCTCGAAAGACGAGACGGGCGAGGTCAGACTTTGCCGAGATGGCACGGTTCGTGTCACGACAGGTACGCAATCCGCAGGTCAGGGGCATCAGACCGCGCTTGCGTCATTGGTGGCAGAAGCATTGCAGATTGATCTTTCGCGCATCGAGGTGGTACAGGGCGACACCGATGAGATTTTTTCAGGCGGCGGTACCGGCGGCTCCTCGATGGTTGCGATTGCCGGAGTCACGGTTAGCAAAGCAGCAACCAAGATGCTGGAACAAGCTTGTGAAGCGGCTTCGCACCTGCTTGAGGTTTCGACAGCAGATATTGATTATGACCGCGGCGAATTCGTCATTGCAGGAACAGACCGTCGCGCAAGTCTGGTTGACATTGCACGGTTCATCGAAGAGTCTGGAGACGATCACCCCGGCTGCGTGGGATCGGAATCATTCGAGGGTACCAATACCACTCATCCATGCGGTGCCTATGTAGTCGAGATCGAATGCGATCCGGATACGGGCGTTGTCAGGATCATTCAGGCCGTCGGTGTGGACGACATCGGACGAATTCTGATGCCGGCAATCGCGGACGGCCAGCTCCACGGATCATGGGCCCAGTCGATCGGAACATCACTGATGGAGTGCATGCAGTATGATGAGGATGAGGAAGGACAAGTGCTTTCAGGCTCCCTGATGGACTATCAGCTGCCGCGGGCGGCGGATCTGCCGTTTTTCACGCTTGAGAAGAGCGCGACATTGTGCCGGACCAATCCGCTGGGCGTCAAAGGCGTGGGTGAGGTGGCAAGTCTCGGGGCGCCGGGTGCGTTGGACAATGCGATTTCAGACCTGCTTGGCAACGGTCTGGAGTTTGTATCGCTGGCCGGTCCCGCAACACCCCAGAGAGTCTGGCGGGTGATCCGGGAAATTACCTCACGGCAGCATCCAGGTGATCATTCACTGTTATCGCGGGCGACACGTCCGAGATAA
- the bioD gene encoding dethiobiotin synthase: MTHATHSNARGLLVTGTDTGIGKTVVSAMLVDAIDGAYFKPVQAGLDEETDTEFVQRVTGLTPNRIIAEAYRLNTPASPHLAAAIDGVEIDTSRLTLPQTSCPLVVEGAGGVMVPLTAQVPYIEMFRRWQLPTIVCARTSLGTINHTLLTIESLRRWSIDVHGVVFVGDPHQENEAIIPKMGEVARLGRLPFLESLDIESLRTAFAQNFDIEQFTRVLT, encoded by the coding sequence ATGACACACGCAACGCACAGCAATGCTCGCGGATTGTTGGTCACCGGTACCGATACCGGTATCGGCAAGACCGTAGTCAGCGCCATGCTGGTGGACGCCATCGACGGCGCCTACTTCAAGCCGGTTCAGGCCGGGCTCGATGAGGAGACCGATACCGAGTTTGTACAACGTGTCACAGGCCTGACACCCAATCGGATCATTGCCGAGGCCTATCGTCTGAATACACCGGCCTCCCCGCACCTTGCGGCAGCCATCGATGGCGTCGAGATCGACACCAGCCGATTGACATTGCCGCAGACATCATGCCCGCTTGTTGTTGAGGGCGCCGGCGGTGTCATGGTACCGTTGACTGCACAGGTGCCATACATTGAGATGTTTCGACGCTGGCAGTTGCCCACCATCGTCTGCGCACGCACCTCGCTTGGGACCATCAACCATACGTTGCTGACCATCGAGTCGCTGCGGCGCTGGTCAATCGATGTACACGGCGTGGTTTTCGTCGGAGACCCGCATCAGGAAAATGAGGCGATCATTCCGAAAATGGGCGAGGTCGCAAGACTTGGCCGGCTCCCATTCCTGGAATCACTCGATATCGAATCGCTTCGTACTGCTTTTGCGCAAAACTTCGACATTGAACAGTTTACGAGGGTTCTCACATGA
- a CDS encoding SIS domain-containing protein produces the protein MQRIRYVLDAEASAIQSIEVSSHYETAVHLLHACEGKVLTTGMGKAGIIANKFAVTLCSTGTPAVYLHPGEAAHGDLGVIADGDCIVAFSNSGKTREVIEMLQLARHLGLGKVIGITSHADSQLRGHSDVILEMGAIVEPCPLGLTPSSSIAVMNAIADAITLALMELKGITRQQYGQRHHGGYLGRVARDNSE, from the coding sequence ATGCAACGAATACGATACGTCCTGGACGCTGAGGCATCAGCCATTCAGTCCATCGAGGTATCGTCACACTACGAGACGGCAGTTCATCTGTTGCATGCTTGTGAGGGCAAGGTGCTGACAACCGGAATGGGCAAGGCGGGAATCATAGCAAACAAGTTTGCCGTCACACTTTGTTCAACTGGCACGCCAGCCGTATATCTTCATCCAGGCGAGGCCGCACACGGCGATCTCGGTGTAATTGCCGACGGGGACTGCATCGTCGCCTTTTCCAATAGCGGGAAAACCCGCGAGGTCATCGAAATGCTGCAACTGGCCAGGCACCTGGGTCTGGGCAAGGTGATCGGCATCACTTCCCATGCGGACTCTCAACTTCGAGGTCACAGCGATGTGATACTTGAAATGGGCGCTATCGTAGAGCCGTGTCCGCTGGGCCTGACGCCATCATCGAGCATCGCCGTCATGAATGCGATCGCCGATGCGATCACGCTGGCCCTGATGGAACTCAAGGGCATCACCCGACAACAGTATGGACAGCGCCATCACGGCGGTTATCTCGGACGTGTCGCCCGCGATAACAGTGAATGA